In Macadamia integrifolia cultivar HAES 741 chromosome 12, SCU_Mint_v3, whole genome shotgun sequence, the following are encoded in one genomic region:
- the LOC122058411 gene encoding E3 ubiquitin-protein ligase PUB23-like: MDEVDVPSYFLCPISLEIMRDPVTVSSGITYDRESIERWISSSKNSSTCPVTRQPLPSDSDLIPNHSLRRLIQAWCTLNASKGIERIPTPKPPVDKAQILKLLNEGKALQHQIRCLRSLRSIANESERNRRCLESAGAVDFLASIVANDEGTSGTRSSDEEALYILYRLQISEAGLKKLLIRRSNGEDFVKTLMRILQHGTYQSRAYAALLLKSMFEVCDPIYLMALRVEHFVQIVNVLRDQISQQASKASLQIMVEICQWSRSRIKAVEAGAVSVLIEILLEKTTEKRDLEMVLVVLDLLCGCAEGRAELLRHGAGIAVVSKKILRVSHVATDRGVRILSSISRFSGTSSVVQEMLQVGVVSKLCLVLQMDCNHKTKEKAKEMLKLHSRVWKNPSCIPIHLLSSYPSS; this comes from the coding sequence atggatgaagtcgATGTTCCATCCTATTTCCTCTGTCCAATCTCTCTGGAAATCATGAGAGATCCGGTGACCGTATCCTCCGGAATAACCTACGATCGGGAGTCCATAGAGAGATGGATATCCTCCAGCAAGAACAGTAGTACATGCCCAGTCACAAGACAACCCTTGCCTTCAGATTCCGATCTGATACCAAACCACTCTCTCCGACGATTGATCCAAGCATGGTGCACTCTCAATGCTTCCAAAGGCATAGAACGAATCCCAACACCAAAGCCTCCCGTCGATAAAGCCCAGATCCTCAAACTCCTCAATGAGGGTAAGGCCCTTCAACATCAGATTAGATGCCTTCGAAGTCTCAGATCCATCGCCAACGAAAGCGAGAGGAACCGTAGATGTTTGGAATCTGCTGGAGCAGTTGATTTCTTGGCTTCAATCGTAGCCAACGATGAAGGCACGAGTGGTACTAGATCCAGTGATGAAGAAGCTCTATACATTCTTTATCGTCTCCAGATCTCAGAGGCTGGCCTCAAGAAACTTTTAATCAGAAGATCAAATGGTGAAGACTTCGTTAAGACCTTGATGAGGATCTTGCAACATGGGACCTACCAATCTCGTGCTTATGCAGCATTGCTTCTGAAATCCATGTTCGAAGTGTGTGATCCCATTTATCTAATGGCCTTACGAGTGGAACACTTTGTTCAGATAGTGAACGTTTTGCGTGACCAGATCTCACAACAGGCATCTAAGGCTTCATTACAGATCATGGTTGAGATCTGTCAATGGAGTCGAAGCAGGATCAAAGCCGTGGAAGCTGGTGCAGTTTCAGTGTTGATTGAGATCCTACTAGAGAAGACGACAGAGAAGAGAGATTTGGAGATGGTGTTGGTGGTGTTGGATCTGCTATGTGGATGTGCAGAAGGGAGAGCCGAGTTGTTAAGACACGGAGCTGGAATAGCTGTGGTGTCCAAGAAGATACTTAGGGTTTCACATGTGGCCACTGATAGAGGAGTGAGGATACTTTCTTCGATTTCGAGGTTCTCTGGGACTTCTTCTGTTGTTCAGGAGATGCTACAAGTTGGGGTTGTTTCCAAGTTGTGTTTGGTGCTTCAGATGGACTGTAACCATAAGACCAAGGAGAAGGCCAAGGAGATGCTTAAGTTGCATTCTAGGGTTTGGAAGAACCCTTCTTGTATCCCTATCCATTTACTCTCTTCCTATCCATCTTCTTAA